A window of Nicotiana tabacum cultivar K326 chromosome 24, ASM71507v2, whole genome shotgun sequence contains these coding sequences:
- the LOC107767040 gene encoding blue copper protein 1b — MALVNAQTFLLLAVFSCMFAIGLANYDFNWGPRTWNKTNCPYTHPPNATQTSNRFIVGGSENWHYGFNYMDWARKTAPFFVNDTLVFKYDPPNANGTGFPHSVYLLPNYRSFNKCDFRRAKRIADPTQGAEEGFEFVLKKMQTYYFACGEHQGIHCKTGNMKFAVMPLKHWRF, encoded by the exons ATGGCACTTGTTAATGCCCAAACATTTCTCTTACTTGCAGTTTTCTCATGCATGTTTGCTATTGGTTTAGCCAACTATGACTTCAACTGGGGTCCTAGAACCTGGAATAAAACTAACTGCCCGTATACTCATCCACCAAATGCTACTCAAACTTCCAATAGATTCATTGTTGGAGGTTCAGAAAATTGGCATTATGGTTTCAACTACATGGATTGGGCTCGAAAGACTGCTCCTTTCTTTGTTAATGACACCTTAG TGTTCAAGTATGATCCACCAAATGCAAATGGTACCGGATTTCCACACAGTGTTTACTTATTACCAAACTATAGGAGCTTCAACAAGTGTGATTTCAGGAGGGCTAAAAGGATAGCAGATCCAACTCAAGGTGCAGAGGAAGGATTTGAGTTTGTGTTGAAGAAAATGCAGACTTACTATTTTGCTTGTGGAGAGCACCAAGGCATCCATTGCAAGACTGGGAATATGAAATTTGCTGTGATGCCACTCAAACATTGGCGTTTCTGA
- the LOC107767032 gene encoding uncharacterized protein LOC107767032 produces the protein MSVFGGDSWAKEAQYRKRRIDELMADNINSSAYKKLYSGKFACLVCPHSPVLDTPLMLSAHMKGSRHRAAESRLKEIELGRQDETSKRIALSEYGTATSSTLTSSQLRRSASKPLTDRTKKAASDIFHQKLEQSTTSRVDEIKCNKGDSTSCLTNERNSQSVQIGITTNQIIMPHAYDRERQEKELKFTSAGWKRDGHGKWYKDENVEFDSDEEDPNLSLP, from the exons ATGAGTGTGTTCGGAGGAGATAGCTGGGCGAAGGAAGCGCAGTACAGGAAGAGAAGAATCGATGAGTTAATGGCGGACAACATCAATTCTTCAGCTTATAAGAAGCTGTATAGCGGCAAATTCGCCTGTCTCGTTTGCCCTCACAGTCCCGTCCTCGACACCCCTCTCATGCTCTCT GCACATATGAAAGGGTCTCGCCATCGAGCAGCAGAGTCAAGACTTAAGGAAATAGAATTAGGTAGGCAAGATGAGACAAGCAAGAGAATAGCCTTGTCAGAATACGGTACTGCCACCTCGAGCACCTTGACATCTAGCCAATTGCGTAGATCAGCAAGCAAACCATTAACTGACCGCACAAAGAAAGCTGCTTCTGACATATTTCATCAAAAGTTGGAGCAAAGTACTACTTCTCGAGTGGATGAGATCAAATGCAACAAGGGTGACAGTACAAGTTGCCTAACTAATGAAAGGAATAGTCAATCTGTTCAAATAGGAATCACAACAAATCAAATTATCATGCCTCATGCATACGACCGGGAACGACAAGAGAAGGAGCTTAAGTTCACATCTGCTGGCTGGAAGCGTGATGGCCATGGGAAGTGGTATAAGGATGAAAAT GTTGAGTTTGACTCAGATGAAGAAGATCCTAATCTCTCTCTTCCATGA